In Cottoperca gobio chromosome 1, fCotGob3.1, whole genome shotgun sequence, a genomic segment contains:
- the LOC115006763 gene encoding RING finger protein 122 — translation MQPFQWCNGCLCGLGSQRSEHYCSMTSDIYHLPLNVYVIVLGIGLFVFMLSLIFCCYLFRLKQQGTREQFSYNEVVLKGASKKLSLLGQTCAVCLEEFRTRDELGVCPCSHAFHKKCLLKWLEIRSVCPMCNKPILRLHTDAPQGAEGPMDPEEV, via the exons GATGCTTGTGTGGTTTGGGTTCTCAACGCTCTGAACACTACTGCAGCATGACGTCTGACATCTATCACCTCCCGCTCAATGTGTACGTCATTGTGCTGGGCATCGGCCTTTTCGTCTTCATGCTCAGCCTCATCTTCTGCTGCTACCTTTTCAG GTTGAAACAACAAGGCACAAGGGAGCAGTTCAGCTACAATGAG GTGGTGCTGAAGGGAGCAAGCAAGAAACTGAGCCTTCTCGGA caaACCTGTGCAGTGTGTCTGGAAGAATTCAGGACCAGAGATGAACTGGGAGTGTGCCCATGCTCACATGCATTTCACAAGAA GTGCCTGCTTAAGTGGCTGGAGATCCGCAGCGTGTGCCCCATGTGCAACAAACCCATCCTCCGGCTCCACACAGATGCTCCCCAGGGGGCCGAGGGTCCAATGGATCCGGAGGAGGTGTGA